In Nocardia yunnanensis, one DNA window encodes the following:
- a CDS encoding succinate dehydrogenase cytochrome b subunit: MAVALPELYRTTVGKKAVMAVTGGILVLFLIAHMAGNLKVFLGASEFDHYADWLRTVGEPAVPRRGLLTVVEVVLGVSVVLHMWSAISLARTARRARPVRYAAKRTSHAHGYAVHTMRWGGVIIALYLVWHLLDLTFGAVNPAGGAATPYAKVVADFAPSHWYVTVFYVVAVILVGLHLRHGIRSAAQTLGLTARHHYDLAAAVVSALLVAGFLAVPTAVTFGWVK, encoded by the coding sequence ATGGCTGTCGCACTACCCGAGCTCTACCGCACGACGGTGGGCAAGAAGGCCGTGATGGCGGTGACCGGGGGCATTCTCGTGCTGTTCCTCATCGCCCACATGGCCGGGAATCTGAAGGTGTTCCTGGGCGCGTCCGAGTTCGACCACTACGCCGACTGGTTGCGGACCGTCGGCGAGCCCGCGGTGCCGCGCCGCGGCCTGCTGACCGTCGTGGAGGTCGTGCTCGGGGTGAGCGTGGTCCTGCACATGTGGTCGGCGATCTCGCTGGCCCGCACCGCGCGCCGCGCCCGCCCGGTCCGGTACGCCGCCAAACGGACCTCGCACGCCCACGGCTACGCCGTGCACACCATGCGGTGGGGCGGGGTCATCATCGCGCTGTATCTGGTCTGGCATCTGCTGGACCTGACCTTCGGCGCGGTGAACCCCGCGGGCGGCGCGGCGACGCCCTACGCGAAAGTGGTCGCCGACTTCGCGCCGTCGCACTGGTACGTCACGGTGTTCTATGTGGTCGCCGTCATCCTGGTCGGTCTGCACCTGCGCCACGGCATCCGCAGCGCCGCACAGACTTTGGGGCTGACCGCCCGCCACCACTACGACCTGGCGGCGGCCGTCGTCTCCGCCCTGCTCGTCGCCGGCTTCCTGGCCGTGCCGACCGCCGTCACATTCGGATGGGTGAAATAG